One Mangifera indica cultivar Alphonso chromosome 4, CATAS_Mindica_2.1, whole genome shotgun sequence genomic region harbors:
- the LOC123214957 gene encoding acetylserotonin O-methyltransferase-like encodes MEATKSPVKKDEEQENEKEEAKAQVEIWNCVFGFVKMAAVKCAIELGIAEAIENNGCPMTLSELSTALNCSPSNLQRVMRFLVHYQIFKEKPTSQNSIAFEQTPLSRRLLKQGNNSMAAFILLESSPVMLAPWHCLSGRVLANGSSAFDSAHGKDVWAYAAADSAHSKLINDAMACNARVAVPALIESCPEVFDGIGRLVDVGGGNGTALKLLVKSFPWMKGINFDLPHVVCDNERCNGVEQVGGDMFQSVPMADAAFFMQVLHDWDDDECIQILKNCRKVIPQDKGKVIIVETIIEAEERDDKFEFVRLMLDMAMMAHTSKGKERSLKEWEYVLRQAGFSRYSVKPIHAVQSVIEAFP; translated from the exons ATGGAGGCAACAAAAAGTCCAGTGAAAAAAGATGAGGAACAGGAAAACGAGAAGGAGGAAGCTAAGGCACAAGTAGAGATTTGGAATTGCGTATTCGGATTTGTGAAAATGGCAGCAGTGAAATGTGCTATAGAGCTTGGAATAGCTGAGGCCATTGAAAACAATGGCTGCCCTATGACACTTTCAGAATTATCAACAGCTCTCAATTGCTCACCGTCCAATCTTCAACGAGTAATGAGATTTCTTGTCCACTACCAAATCTTCAAAGAGAAACCCACCAGCCAAAACTCCATCGCCTTTGAACAAACGCCACTCTCTCGCCGCCTCCTAAAACAAGGAAATAACAGCATGGCGGCTTTCATTCTTCTCGAGAGCAGCCCGGTGATGCTGGCTCCGTGGCACTGCCTCAGCGGGCGCGTGTTGGCGAACGGGTCATCGGCTTTTGACTCGGCTCATGGGAAGGACGTGTGGGCGTATGCAGCGGCGGATTCAGCTCACAGCAAGCTGATCAATGATGCAATGGCTTGTAACGCTAGAGTGGCAGTGCCTGCCCTGATTGAAAGTTGCCCTGAGGTGTTTGATGGAATTGGAAGGCTGGTGGATGTTGGTGGCGGAAACGGGACGGCTTTAAAGTTGTTGGTGAAGTCTTTTCCATGGATGAAAGGGATAAACTTTGATCTTCCTCATGTTGTGTGCGACAATGAGAGGTGTAATGGAGTTGAGCAAGTTGGAGGAGACATGTTTCAGAGTGTTCCCATGGCTGACGCTGCTTTCTTCATG CAAGTTTTGCATGACTGGGACGATGATGAGTGCATCCAGATCCTGAAGAACTGCAGAAAAGTGATTCCACAGGACAAAGGGAAGGTGATAATAGTTGAAACAATTATCGAAGCAGAAGAAAGGGATGACAAGTTCGAATTTGTGAGATTGATGCTGGACATGGCGATGATGGCTCACACTTCTAAAGGGAAGGAGAGAAGCTTGAAGGAATGGGAGTATGTTCTTCGGCAGGCAGGATTTAGCAGATACAGTGTCAAGCCTATTCATGCAGTTCAATCCGTTATTGAAGCTTTTCCTTAA